A genomic segment from Daphnia carinata strain CSIRO-1 chromosome 1, CSIRO_AGI_Dcar_HiC_V3, whole genome shotgun sequence encodes:
- the LOC130692103 gene encoding uncharacterized protein LOC130692103 yields the protein MLKWIAAPKGNNPPTVSPSRSNKTSNTIDNSPLPWLTDDPLATLNVNTILLDTKRTWKSAALRRQSEPEQIYSVTRMNPLFVDSPKDVMMIKLTEGEKRLMDDSRSSNRSEQCQTPSSSGYESAVDADKRRPNGTNAPNHKHQVNPSSQQGQHYQVDNQRRHYQQHLVESSPASDYRRQFVLGPRLDRSPPSKKATTADGVAAAGLIPRRIGKANLVHQDSLYVTRIHMPSVAGANKPNSTGTDEASKQRPIAVVDEWDEDDEHAHISNDHPSTSHRTIPHPVWPSKSAAIAGRRGCKAATSAIVQQNENYVTKILIAPQTDDHADGRVAFADDEDRGGLDSIVTHSLLVMTSYDGQSTDDSASDSAHANRQQYNKEDLCRNQKMTPAELSEIRQLSQTISQSRVVATVSRALSKNSDASTSCSGSTPEVYVSYPASPASKNEDESATIGSSIARRISMMKERWDKSSRSQLLTESDDDDPFFNRRLDQVYVPENGDVNFSVGNKQPQMTINDRRINGGELYCPGASPFSYLAGMYHPTTITEEATTNDNEVLVAVTPNRMCMPSHQTSYGDPFEHDRLSNSSSRSSGSRRVTFSADTVDNEQSTKSSISTASANSSVGSISGSTTSDNHKTSNHCPDIIEELKLNPHYLPHRYQQQQSASSVNAGVDARSGRLVGYYSYNLQAQLDNYNRNAKDGAEKVSTWEHYHQQEATKASSSATGRPSAAIRLDPYNNLQLHPNYGAACQERSMCVDFTLDGVEEALLQRRSDSHKLRRRVCCCLLLLLCLVVLVIVVIVISLYLSQGQMIFGSLGPV from the exons ATGCTCAAGTGGATTGCAGCACCAAAGGGGAACAATCCCCCGACTGTGTCTCCGTCTAGGTCTAATAAGACATCGAATACCATTGACAATAGCCCACTTCCTTGGCTTACAGACGATCCCCTGGCGACCCTTAACGTCAACACCATCCTCTTGGATACGAAAAGGACTTGGAAATCGGCAGCGCTGAGACGACAATCTGAACCGGAGCAAATCTACTCGGTTACCAG GATGAACCCGTTATTTGTCGACTCACCAAAAGACGTGATGATGATTAAGTTAACCGAAGGTGAGAAGCGGCTGATGGATGACAGTCGTTCGTCAAACCGGAGCGAACAATGCCAAACGCCCAGCTCGTCGGGTTACGAAAGCGCTGTCGATGCGGACAAACGTCGGCCAAACGGCACCAACGCGCCCAATCACAAACATCAAGTCAACCCGAGTAGCCAACAAGGACAGCATTATCAGGTCGACAATCAACGTCGTCACTACCAGCAACACTTAGTCGAGTCGAGTCCCGCCAGTGATTACCGACGTCAGTTCGTGTTAGGGCCGCGACTGGATCGATCGCCGCCGTCCAAGAAAGCGACAACGGCCGATGGCGTCGCAGCTGCCGGATTGATACCGCGACGGATCGGAAAAGCTAATCTGGTGCATCAAGACTCGCTCTATGTAACCAGAATTCACATGCCATCGGTGGCGGGTGCCAACAAGCCGAACAGCACCGGAACTGATGAAGCGTCCAAGCAGAGACCGATCGCCGTTGTCGACGAGTGGGACGAGGATGATGAACACGCGCACATCAGCAACGATCATCCGTCCACTTCTCACAGGACTATACCACATCCTGTGTGGCCGTCCAAGAGTGCGGCCATTGCTGGACGTCGTGGCTGCAAAGCTGCCACCTCTGCAATCGTGCAACAAAACGAGAACTACGTGACGAAAATTTTGATCGCTCCGCAAACTGACGATCACGCCGATGGCCGAGTGGCCTTTGCTGACGACGAAGATCGCGGCGGCCTTGATTCGATCGTCACTCACTCGCTTCTCGTCATGACAAGCTATGACGGCCAATCGACAGACGATTCGGCTTCAGATTCAGCCCATGCAAACAGACAGCAATACAATAAAGAAGACCTTTGCCGCAATCAAAAGATGACGCCAGCCGAGTTATCTGAAATTCGCCAACTTAGTCAGACAATCAGCCAAAGTCGGGTGGTGGCCACCGTGTCACGCGCCCTCAGTAAAAATAGCGACGCATCCACATCGTGCAGCGGATCAACGCCCGAAGTCTACGTTTCCTATCCGGCTAGCCCGGCCAGCAAAAATGAGGACGAGTCGGCCACGATCGGCAGTTCGATCGCGCGGCGCATTTCGATGATGAAGGAACGCTGGGACAAGAGTTCGCGTTCGCAATTGTTAACCGAAAGCGATGACGACGATCCATTTTTTAACCGCAGACTGGATCAGGTTTACGTGCCCGAGAATGGCGACGTCAATTTTTCAGTTGGCAATAAGCAGCCGCAGATGACGATCAACGACAGACGAATCAATGGCGGCGAGCTTTATTGCCCTGGTGCATCGCCTTTCTCCTACTTGGCTGGCATGTATCACCCAACGACAATCACTGAAGAGGCGACTACCAACGATAATGAAGTCCTTGTTGCAGTGACACCCAACCGGATGTGTATGCCGTCTCATCAGACGAGCTACGGCGATCCATTTGAACACGACCGACTTTCTAATTCGTCGTCTCGTTCGTCCGGATCGAGGCGGGTCACGTTCTCGGCCGACACGGTGGACAATGAGCAGTCCACCAAATCGAGCATCTCCACTGCAAGTGCGAATAGCAGCGTCGGAAGCATATCTGGGAGCACCACCAGCGATAATCACAAGACGTCCAATCATTGTCCGGACATTATCGAAGAGTTAAAGCTCAATCCGCATTACTTACCGCACCGctaccagcagcagcagtcgGCCTCGTCGGTCAACGCGGGCGTAGATGCACGTTCAGGTCGCCTGGTCGGCTATTACTCGTACAATCTGCAAGCGCAATTAGACAACTACAATCGCAA TGCCAAGGACGGAGCGGAGAAAGTGTCCACATGGGAGCATTATCATCAGCAAGAGGCCACGAAAGCGAGCTCTTCTGCGACGGGTCGACCGTCGGCCGCGATCCGATTGGATCCTTACAACAATTTACAATTGCATCCGAATTACGGCGCAGCCTGCCAA
- the LOC130692116 gene encoding methylmalonyl-CoA epimerase, mitochondrial-like — MICAHAMLLRRSFTSKAVPEALWKLGRLNHIAIATPDLAKSASLYKNILGANISDPQPLPDHGVTTIFVNLGNTKLELLHPLGENSPIQGFLDKNKSGGLHHICIEVDNIQNAMKEVKAKGIRCLTEEPKIGAHNKPVVFLHPKDCAGVLVELEQS, encoded by the exons ATGATCTGTGCACATGCCATGTTGTTGAGAAGGTCTTTTACATCAAAGGCTGTTCCAGAAGCCCTTTGGAAATTAGGAAGACTTAACCACATTGCCATAGCAACTCCGGATCTAGCTAAGTCTGCTTCACTCTATAAGAACATCCTGGGAGCTAATATCTCAGATCCCCAACCTCTTCCTGATCATGGAGTAACAACCATATTTGTCAACTTGGGCAACACCAAACTAGAACTTCTTCACCCACTGGGAGAAAATTCACCCATTCAG GGATTCctggacaaaaacaaatctggAGGCCTTCATCACATTTGTATTGAAGTTGACAATATTCAAAATGCCATGAAAGAGGTGAAAGCAAAAGGTATTCGCTGCCTTACAGAAGAACCGAAAATTGGGGCCCACAATAAACCTGTTGTGTTTCTTCACCCAAAGGACTGTGCTGGAGTTCTGGTTGAATTAGAACAGTCATAG
- the LOC130692104 gene encoding INO80 complex subunit D-like, whose translation MFEGKHIHFSPIDQKPLCSFSTKLCRQRRLNGFAFCIRHILEDSSAPFRVCSFVAPPGQNKCTNVISMAHPKGLCNTHLQLAGFPAAKRDRRHQKKENGQNSSASSPNEKLSNQSNEPTSSSMEMSDGDLYTFSDDTELVTKPDQILSESHQKPSDMSSPPQNSPLAIEPLTPSSTSSSSVDNTEINVCKSLAPIPHLVNNGIKANPRTKSDAKTKSVAISRKKKALAAAIASKPSTGTYRLPAVLQQLEDSIHGNKTQYLLPKMIDESDDEEISSFGGGLSRYVSAIPLRSTTDSPRALKLERSKREFRHRYLQLAQMIHAEDKFRGLHQSAVANKLVEAARRCPNETGMLLQGRHPTSSSNGLSPSSIKIFSKRRCSFRRASSTNGAKDAGCPELCLPCSTLCNRHILYSVDQQLFEFCSARGTAGPTPCGAPVLAIHSGLPYCPAHAEQVDGIGNNLSISVNAPKTVEGPDLSGNNGGGLQGSLSSKSNRRKARARSTSSLGRHSRRLRNRRRAKRIGSSGGSETRIHCIEAADNGMELDVETVDSPENCSPAYPTPAQLIPHAVQPLSNPLPTSVDHEVEILEDHDLKELLNRLPDEAFQEIFAMTQAAASSSRNGGLFVPMPSREEAEELERVLAVAESATMGGVGHTESDLSDLSLIDDHTLALAHDLITLGAGTSGQSLLMGNEVVPGSNHLYMDNLSIPHQATIHPDTFTTEESFSSSPMLSRRKSLPTVAGGQQASPARGSSPPSLNQHHHDSSFIEDREGAAAHPL comes from the exons ATGTTTGAAGGAAAACATATTCATTTCAGTCCTATTGACCAGAAACCCTTATGTTCTTTCTCAACCAAACTTTGTCGGCAAAGGCGACTTAATGGCTTTGCTTTCTGCATCAG ACATATTCTTGAAGATTCTTCAGCTCCATTCCGTGTTTGTTCGTTTGTGGCACCTCCTGGACAAAACAAGTGTACTAATGTCATTTCAATGGCTCATCCAAAAGG GCTGTGCAATACCCATCTTCAGTTAGCTGGTTTCCCTGCAGCGAAAAGAGATCGCAGGCatcaaaagaaggaaaatggaCAAAATTCATCTGCATCTTCACCCAATGAGAAACTGAGCAACCAGTCGAATGAACCTACATCATCATCTATGGAAATGAGTGATGGAGATCTGTACACATTCAGTGATGACACTGAGCTTGTCACAAAACCAGATCAAATCCTTTCTGAAAGCCACCAGAAGCCCTCAGACATGAGTAGCCCACCTCAAAATAGCCCTTTGGCTATTGAACCTTTAACTCCAAGTAGCACTAGCAGCAGTAGTGTTGACAACACTGAAATTAATGTCTGCAAAAGTTTAGCCCCAATACCACACCTGGTTAATAATGGCATCAAAGCCAATCCTCGCACGAAATCTGATGCCAAAACGAAATCTGTTGCGATatcgaggaagaagaaagccTTGGCTGCTGCTATCGCATCGAAACCATCGACAGGAACTTACCGACTTCCTGCTGTCCTACAGCAGCTCGAGGATTCAATCCACGGGAACAAAACCCAATACCTCTTGCCTAAAATGATTGATGAATCGGATGACGAAGAAATTTCTTCCTTTGGTGGAGGTTTATCTCGATATGTCTCTGCTATTCCACTTCGTTCGACAACAGACAGTCCTCGAGCGTTGAAGCTAGAGCGAAGCAAAAGAGAATTTCGGCACAGATATCTCCAATTAGCCCAAATGATTCATGCAGAAGATAAGTTTCGTGGCTTACATCAGTCGGCGGTAGCCAATAAGCTCGTTGAAGCAGCTCGCCGATGTCCAAACGAGACTGGTATGCTGCTCCAAGGTCGCCACCCCACCAGCTCTTCGAATGGATTGAGCCCTTCCAGTATAAAGATTTTCTCCAAACGTCGATGCAGCTTCCGTCGAGCTAGTTCTACCAATGGCGCTAAAGACGCTGGTTGTCCAGAATTATGTTTGCCCTGCTCCACGCTGTGCAATAGACACATTCTTTATAGCGTTGACCAACAATTATTTGAATTCTGCTCTGCCCGCGGAACAGCAG GTCCAACACCATGTGGTGCCCCTGTTTTAGCTATTCATTCGGGTCTACCGTATTGTCCAGCTCACGCTGAACAAGTTGACGGAATAGGCAACAATTTGTCGATTTCAGTTAATGCTCCTAAGACTGTTGAGGGTCCAGACCTATCGGGTAACAATGGAGGAGGCCTCCAGGGAAGTTTGTCTAGCAAATCCAATCGAAGGAAGGCACGTGCTCGCTCTACCTCGTCTTTGGGACGCCACTCTCGCCGACTTCGTAACCGGCGCCGAGCCAAACGTATTGGATCTAGTGGGGGAAGCGAAACGCGCATCCATTGCATCGAAGCAGCGGACAATGGGATGGAGCTCGATGTGGAAACTGTCGACAGTCCCGAAAACTGTTCACCAGCGTATCCAACACCTGCCCAGTTGATACCCCATGCGGTACAGCCCCTTAGTAACCCTCTGCCGACATCCGTCGATCACGAAGTGGAGATTCTTGAAGATCATGACTTGAAAGAGTTGCTCAACCGTCTACCCGACGAAGCCTTTCAG GAGATATTTGCTATGACACAAGCTGCTGCCTCTTCATCGCGTAATGGCGGTTTGTTCGTGCCAATGCCTAGCCGCGAAGAAGCTGAAGAGTTAGAGCGCGTTCTGGCTGTAGCCGAAAGTGCAACAATGGGAGGTGTAGGGCACACTGAGTCCGACCTTAGTGACCTATCCTTAATTGACGACCACACTTTGGCTTTGGCTCATGACCTCATTACTTTGGGTGCCGGAACGTCGGGCCAAAGTTTGTTAATGGGTAACGAAGTCGTGCCCGGTTCTAATCATCTATACATGGACAATCTCAGTATTCCTCATCAAGCCACAATCCATCCAG ATACTTTTACAACGGAAgaatccttttcttcttcccccaTGCTGTCCAGAAGAAAAAGTCTACCAACAGTCGCTGGTGGTCAACAAGCCAGTCCTGCCAGAGGTTCTAGCCCACCGAGTTTGAACCAGCATCACCATGACAGCAGTTTTATCGAAGATAGAGAAGGTGCTGCTGCTCATCCATTGTAA